Proteins found in one Mucilaginibacter gracilis genomic segment:
- a CDS encoding CDGSH iron-sulfur domain-containing protein: protein MTKLTINNNGSVKIEGEFEIVDMQGNAYGLQGRTVVSICRCGLSANKPFCDGAHRGHFEHNAEAFDLPPRKV from the coding sequence ATGACAAAACTTACCATTAATAACAACGGTTCGGTTAAAATTGAAGGCGAATTTGAAATTGTAGATATGCAAGGCAATGCTTACGGTTTACAAGGACGTACCGTTGTATCCATTTGCCGCTGCGGCCTATCGGCAAATAAACCATTTTGCGATGGAGCGCACCGAGGGCATTTTGAGCATAATGCTGAGGCTTTCGACTTGCCGCCGCGTAAAGTATAG
- a CDS encoding DUF983 domain-containing protein, whose translation MITLATNTEYKVSSQFQAALHAKCPRCRTGNMFANSMYGFTGQKMNEFCPHCNLKFEREPGYFYVAMFVSYAMNVAQMVTLALGTYILTGSNSPWLYITILLGVAFTLSPFNFRYSRVILLYWLTPGLHFNAEKAKPHTAI comes from the coding sequence ATGATAACATTAGCCACCAATACCGAGTACAAGGTTTCATCACAATTTCAGGCAGCTTTACACGCCAAATGCCCGCGCTGCCGCACCGGCAACATGTTTGCCAATAGCATGTATGGTTTTACCGGCCAAAAAATGAATGAGTTTTGCCCGCATTGCAATTTAAAGTTTGAGCGCGAACCCGGTTACTTTTATGTAGCCATGTTTGTAAGCTACGCCATGAATGTGGCGCAAATGGTAACACTGGCCCTGGGCACGTATATTTTAACAGGCAGCAATAGCCCCTGGTTATACATTACCATTTTATTGGGAGTGGCATTTACGCTCTCGCCGTTTAACTTTAGGTATTCGAGGGTTATTTTATTATACTGGCTAACACCAGGATTACATTTTAACGCCGAAAAAGCTAAACCACATACCGCCATTTAA
- a CDS encoding helix-turn-helix transcriptional regulator, translated as MKEQFPVYDICTISDFKQEDILISRFAPYLQSHKNLALPHKHTFYHMVLFTEGAGTHAVDFTSFAVKPYQIYFMVPGQVHSWAFEGAVDGYIINFSVPFFQSFLLKQDYLDNFQFFDGTTNHAIINIPTELHRQIIYLFEAILHESELNLKLGLDMVKALMLQIFILIARLNTADAPKSTANYNYTLLRNFQKLTNQRFADLKLPKDYAELLYITPNHLNAICKDILGTSAGEVIRNRVILEAKRLLITLNLSVTQIAYNLNFTDSSYFTKFFKKYTGLTPEDFRKTL; from the coding sequence ATGAAAGAGCAATTCCCGGTTTACGACATATGCACCATAAGCGATTTTAAGCAGGAAGACATCCTGATAAGCCGGTTTGCGCCTTATCTTCAGTCGCACAAAAACCTGGCACTTCCGCATAAGCACACCTTTTACCATATGGTATTATTTACAGAAGGCGCGGGCACGCACGCGGTAGATTTTACCAGTTTTGCGGTAAAGCCTTATCAAATATATTTTATGGTTCCGGGCCAGGTGCATAGCTGGGCCTTTGAGGGAGCGGTTGATGGTTACATCATCAATTTCTCGGTTCCGTTTTTCCAGTCATTTTTGCTGAAGCAAGATTATCTGGATAATTTTCAATTTTTTGACGGCACCACAAACCATGCTATTATCAATATTCCAACCGAACTGCACAGGCAAATAATTTATCTGTTCGAAGCTATTCTCCACGAAAGTGAGCTCAACTTAAAGCTGGGGCTGGATATGGTAAAAGCCTTAATGCTTCAAATATTTATTTTGATAGCCCGGTTAAACACCGCCGATGCGCCTAAAAGCACTGCCAATTACAACTACACATTACTCCGTAATTTTCAAAAATTGACAAATCAACGCTTTGCCGATTTAAAACTACCAAAAGATTATGCCGAACTGCTTTACATTACGCCCAACCATTTAAACGCCATATGTAAAGATATACTGGGAACATCAGCAGGCGAAGTGATACGCAACCGGGTAATATTGGAAGCCAAGCGCTTACTCATCACCCTTAACCTATCCGTTACGCAAATAGCATACAATCTCAATTTTACCGATAGCTCTTATTTCACTAAATTCTTTAAAAAATATACCGGCTTAACCCCCGAAGATTTTAGAAAAACACTTTAA
- a CDS encoding AraC family transcriptional regulator, whose protein sequence is MIAQLFKVHETPGYSFNVRHDIVAYFYNQWHYHPELELVHIVRGTGSRFIGDNVDSFKEDDLILIGANLPHLFRNDESYYAANEDIQAESYTIHFLPEIFGQSFLNIPENKAIQALLQKAAYGISIHGDTKTRVKKLMEDINFAAKNERIILLMQLLNVIAYADDNLPIAHFNASHTIHKTDESRLNKIYQYTLNNFAREITLAEIAAIVYMVPHSFCRYFKQRTNKRYSQFILEVRVSMACKLLAETEHSIARVCYDSGFKNFSNFNRHFKAIAGKSPLEYRKSYKTI, encoded by the coding sequence ATGATTGCGCAATTATTTAAGGTTCACGAAACACCGGGATACTCTTTCAACGTCAGGCATGATATTGTTGCGTACTTTTACAACCAATGGCACTATCACCCCGAGCTTGAACTCGTCCATATTGTGCGCGGAACCGGGAGCCGCTTTATTGGCGATAATGTGGATAGCTTTAAAGAAGACGACCTGATATTGATAGGTGCCAACCTGCCCCATCTTTTCCGTAACGACGAAAGTTATTATGCAGCAAACGAGGACATCCAGGCCGAATCATACACCATCCATTTCCTTCCGGAGATATTCGGCCAGTCGTTTTTAAACATTCCGGAGAACAAGGCCATACAAGCCCTGCTGCAAAAGGCGGCTTATGGCATCAGCATACATGGTGATACCAAAACAAGGGTTAAAAAACTAATGGAGGATATTAATTTCGCTGCTAAAAACGAACGGATAATTTTACTGATGCAATTGTTGAACGTTATAGCCTACGCAGATGATAATTTACCCATAGCGCATTTTAACGCCAGCCATACCATCCATAAAACCGACGAAAGCAGACTCAATAAAATTTACCAATACACCCTCAACAACTTTGCGCGCGAAATTACCCTTGCCGAAATTGCAGCCATTGTTTACATGGTACCCCACTCCTTTTGCCGCTATTTTAAACAACGCACCAATAAACGCTATTCGCAATTTATATTAGAGGTACGCGTAAGCATGGCCTGCAAACTACTCGCCGAAACCGAACACAGCATAGCCCGCGTTTGTTACGACAGCGGCTTTAAAAACTTTTCCAACTTTAACCGGCACTTTAAAGCTATAGCCGGCAAATCGCCGCTGGAATACAGGAAGAGCTATAAAACAATTTAG